AAAGAATGCGAGCTTGCATAATTTGAAAAATATCCATGTAAGAATACCCAAACAGGTGCTTTCTGTTGTCACAGGTGTCGCCGGTTCAGGTAAGAGTACGCTGATCAACAAAATATTGCCAATGTTTTATCCAGAGATTAAAGTAGTTGATCAGGCACTATTTGCGGCCAGTGTACGTTCAAATCTGCTCACGTATCTTAATTTATCAGATTTGATCAGGAAGCTTTTTTCAAAAGCAAATAAAGTCTCTGATAAATTATTCAGCAGAAATAGTTTAGGGGCATGTGAAAATTGCAACGGATTGGGCGTTGAGAAAATTGATCTGGCTTTTATGGATGATATTGAACAACCTTGCGAGCTATGTGGTGGTTCAGGATTCACAGCACAGGTACTAGATTATCATTATAAGGGTAAAAATATAGTCGATGTTATGAATATGACTGTCACGGAGGCAGCTGCATTCTTTCCCGATGAGTCCTTTCATGATGCTTTTAACATGTTATCCAACCTTGGCCTAGGTTATCTCAGCTTAGGACAGCGACTAGATAGCTTTTCAGGTGGTGAACGACAGCGCCTGAAGCTTACAAGGGAACTCAACCAAAGGAATGGTATAATAGTCCTCGATGAGCCAAGTACGGGATTACATCCATCTGATACACAAAAACTATTGAACTTTATAGATGAACTTGTGAAAAATAGGAATACTGTTATTGTGATCGAACATAATCTTGACATCATTGCTCAGGCGGACTGGGTGATAGATATTGGTCCAGGAGCTGGCAAATATGGTGGTGAGCTGCTCTTTGAAGGAACAGTGGCTAACCTGTTGGAAGATAAGATATCAATAACTGCTATATATTTAAGGCAGCATTTAAAAATGACTTAGGATAAATAAACGGGGTCTACTCTTAGATCAGATTAAAAGTTTAATCTTATATTTAGGAATTGTAGGATAGAAAAGAAGCCATAATATTACAAATCAATTCCGTAATTCTGTAATGATTTACTCCAGGTTTGTGGCCAAATTTGTAATGTAAGATTAATACATACAGATATGGCTACAAATAATTATAACGAAACAATTTATATTCCTTTGGAGGATGTAGAAAGTGAACATTGCGCATTAATTGTTGAAAAAGAGTTGGCCTTGGTAAAGGGGATAGAGAGCCACAAAGTTGAACTGAACAATCGTAGGGCGGCTATTACTGTCAAAAATAATGAGGTTGTAGCTAATGCTGTGAAAGCTGTTAAGGATCTTGGCTATGGCGTGTCGACAGTAGTCAAAACATTTCCCGTGTTAGGAATGACTTGTGCTTCCTGTGCAGGGAGTGCAGAAAGTATGGTAAAATATGAATCTGGTGTAGTGAATGCTTCTGTAAATTTTGCTACAGGAAACTTGACTGTTGAATATCTTCCGAATATCACTGATGCCGCTAAAATTCAAAAAGCTGTACAAGCAGGCGGTTATGATCTATTGGTGGAAGACGAATCTACGCAACAAGAAACGTTGGAATCTATCCATGCTGAAAAATTCCGGACACTCAAAAGCAAAACGATATGGGCAATTATCCTATCACTTCCCGTGGTGGTGATCGGTATGTTTTTCATGGATATTCCATATGCAAATCCAATCATGTGGTTCTTTGCAACACCTGTTGTACTCTGGTTGGGTAAAGACTTTTTCATTAATGCATGGAAACAAGCAAAGCATCGTTCAGCAAATATGGATACCCTGGTTGCATTAAGCACTGGGATCGCCTATATTTTTAGTGTTTTCAATATGTTATTTGCCAATTTCTGGCATCAGCGGGGGCTGCATGCGCATGTGTACTTCGAAGCTGCAGCGGTGGTTATTGCCTTTATCTTGCTTGGGAAATTATTGGAAGAAAAAGCGAAAGGTAATACTTCTTCGGCTATAAAAAAATTAATGGGATTACAGCCCAAAACAGTCATGGTCATACAATCTGACGGATCCGAAATACAAGTTGCAATAGAAGCCGTAAAAGCAGGTGATATTATCTTGGTAAAACCTGGTGAAAAGATTGCTGTGGATGGTATGGTCACTGTGGGCGATTCCTATGTTGATGAAAGCATGTTGAGTGGTGAACCGGTTCCGGTGTTCAAAAAAGAAAACGAAAAGGTTTTTGCTGGTACGATTAACCAGAAAGGTAGCTTTCAATTCAAAGCGGTCAAAGTAGGTAAGGAGACGATGTTGGCGCAGATCATTAAAATGGTTCAAGACGCCCAGGGTAGCAAGGCTCCAGTGCAAAAGATGGTCGATAAGATTGCCGGAATATTTGTTCCAGTGGTGATTGGTATTGCCTTATTTACCTTCGTATTGTGGTTTATTCTGGGCGGTGAAAATGGTGTGGTACAAGGGCTGCTGGCTGCTGTAACAGTATTAGTTATAGCCTGTCCCTGTGCGCTTGGCTTAGCTACGCCCACAGCAATTATGGTAGGTGTTGGCAAAGGGGCAGAGCAAGGTATTCTGATCAAAGACGCAGAGAGCTTAGAGCTTGCCAAACGTGTCAATGCAATTGTCTTGGATAAGACTGGAACAATTACCGAGGGCAGACCGCAGGTAACAGGTATCCAATGGTTGAACAGCGATGATACGACAAATGCAATACTATTAAGTATAGAAAAGCAATCTGAACACCCCCTTGCGGAAGCGGTAGTTAACCATCTTGAAGGTGTAATAGGAACGTCAATATCGGCATTTGACAGTATTACTGGGAAAGGAGCGAAAGCCAATCATGGTCTGGAGACTTACTATGTTGGTAACAGGAAACTATTGGTTGAAAATGGCATCGCTATCTCAGAGCAATTGCAGGATCAGGCAGAACAATGGAGTGAGGAGTCGAAAACTGTTATCTGGTTTGCCAACAGTACCCATGCGTTAGCAGTGATCGCTATTGCTGATAAGATTAAGGAAACCTCGGTATTGGCCATTCAAGAGATGCAGGCAATGGGTATTGAGCTTTATATGCTTACAGGCGATAATGAATCGACTGCCAAAGCTATTGCAGAACAGACAGGCATTAAGCATTATAAAGCAGAAGTGATGCCGCAAGATAAAGCTGACTTCGTAAGAGCGCTCCAACAACGCGGAAAGGTAGTGGCGATGGTCGGTGACGGTATTAACGACAGTACAGCATTGGCAACTGCGGATGTCAGTATAGCGATGGGTAAAGGAAGTGATATTGCTATGGATGTGGCAAAAATGACAATCATTTCCTCGGATTTGAGTAAAATACCACAGGCAATCCGCTTGTCGAAACAGACGGTGGCCACCATCAAGCAAAATCTGTTTTGGGCTTTTATTTATAATGTGATCGGTATTCCAGTTGCTGCAGGTATACTCTTCCCAATCAATGGTTTTCTTTTGAATCCCATGCTCGCTGGAGCAGCAATGGCCTTAAGCAGTGTTAGTGTCGTGAGCAACAGCTTGCGTTTAAAATGGAAAAAATAGATAGTAATAGTAAATAATAACTTTAAAATTAAATAACATGGAAAGCAAAAATATTCAATTCAAAACAAACCTCAACTGTGGTGGCTGTGTATCCAAAGTAAGTGCCGATTTAGACAATGCAGCAGGGATCTGTGAATGGAGCGTCGATACATCAAACAGTGATAAAATTCTTACAGTAAAATCGAACGGTATCTCTGAAGAAGAGGTTATAGAAATTGTCAAAAAGAGAGGGTTCATTGCAACGTCACATTCTGCATAAATTGAATGCGGGAATTAAGAAAAAGTCGTCCTTTATCCGGGACGACTTTTATTTTTTGACTTAAGTTGTTACAAGGCCATAGGGTCCTCTCAACACTTGAAAGTGACTATTGTCTTGCCTATACTAACCGACTGATATGAGCAACAACAAGTATGGCTGAATTGGGTGTTTTTTTATCGCTAGCCCAATCTTTTTATGAAGAGGTCTAGTTATATAGACTGCCTGTTGAAGAAAAGCAATAGCCTTTAAAAATAAATAAAAATAGCTTAAGCTACTTGTGTGCTAGCGCAAATAAGCTTATTTTAGCCATTAATGGGCAGCATTAAATCTAATATTCTCAGAAGCTATGGACAATACATTACTATTTTGGTAATGTTTATTCTTGTATTGCTCACATCCTGCCCAATAAAAAATGGAATCAAAAGTCTCATAGGGACACCAATGAATACGGAACAGGGGAGAATAGCGGATCGGGCCATACCCCTTGATAACGGATTTGAGCGCTGTAGTGAGTCGGTAGATAATGGAAATGTCCGACTAAGCTTTGTACAGGAAACTCTTCTTTTACCAAATGATGTGCAAATCCTTAGGTCGTCTTATCCTTTTAGCATAAAGGAGCATCTGCAACTGTCGGCTAGTCGAAACGGTCGCCAGAAGATTGTGCATACTTTACCCATTTTTCTCCAATATCGAACATTACGCATTTAGAATTCTTTTTCAATCAGTTCTGTCTTCACTAGGAGATAGTCTTGATATTCATCTGTTTTTATACGGTGAGAACCATTAAGATAAGGAACAAATAAACAGTTGGCGGTTTTTTTGTGTTAGTGTATAGATAATTAAAATTTAGTAATTTACATATATAATAATGAATATAAAATTTAATAGGATTATAACAGGTTTTGGACTTTTTATTATTGCTGCAAGTGTTTTGACTGCCTGTGGAAACTCGGCAGATGGTAACAAACCCAAAGCAGAAAAAGAGCAAGCTCAAGCTGTTAAAGAAGTTGAAGAGCCAAAAATGACCGACGTTTCCTTCAAAGATAAAGCCGGTAATGTTGTTAAACTAAGTGATTTAAAAGGGAAGGTTGTCTTTATCAATTTCTGGGCTACCTGGTGTCCACCGTGTATACATGAAATGCCGTCCATTAATACCTTAAGACAGGGATTCAAAGACAACAAAAATATAGTATTCCTAATGGTTGATGTCGACAATGATATTGAGCAATCGGCGGCGTTTATGGAGGAGAACAAGTATGATTTACCACTATATACCGCAACGGGAGAAATTCCACCAGAATTTTTGGGTGGATCCATTCCTACAACGGTGATTTTGGACAAAAATGGACAAATTGTAGAACGTTTGGAGGGGAGCAGAGATTATGCAGCTCCAGAGATTGCAAAGGCTTTAGTAGAGCTGACAAAGGCAAATTAGCATCACTAGAACATAAGGAAAGTTGCAAGGACTAAAAAGAGCTAAGTAGGTTTAACACCTATTTAGCTCTTTTTATGATTTTTGCGCTAAGATACTG
The window above is part of the Sphingobacterium sp. ML3W genome. Proteins encoded here:
- a CDS encoding heavy metal translocating P-type ATPase; its protein translation is MATNNYNETIYIPLEDVESEHCALIVEKELALVKGIESHKVELNNRRAAITVKNNEVVANAVKAVKDLGYGVSTVVKTFPVLGMTCASCAGSAESMVKYESGVVNASVNFATGNLTVEYLPNITDAAKIQKAVQAGGYDLLVEDESTQQETLESIHAEKFRTLKSKTIWAIILSLPVVVIGMFFMDIPYANPIMWFFATPVVLWLGKDFFINAWKQAKHRSANMDTLVALSTGIAYIFSVFNMLFANFWHQRGLHAHVYFEAAAVVIAFILLGKLLEEKAKGNTSSAIKKLMGLQPKTVMVIQSDGSEIQVAIEAVKAGDIILVKPGEKIAVDGMVTVGDSYVDESMLSGEPVPVFKKENEKVFAGTINQKGSFQFKAVKVGKETMLAQIIKMVQDAQGSKAPVQKMVDKIAGIFVPVVIGIALFTFVLWFILGGENGVVQGLLAAVTVLVIACPCALGLATPTAIMVGVGKGAEQGILIKDAESLELAKRVNAIVLDKTGTITEGRPQVTGIQWLNSDDTTNAILLSIEKQSEHPLAEAVVNHLEGVIGTSISAFDSITGKGAKANHGLETYYVGNRKLLVENGIAISEQLQDQAEQWSEESKTVIWFANSTHALAVIAIADKIKETSVLAIQEMQAMGIELYMLTGDNESTAKAIAEQTGIKHYKAEVMPQDKADFVRALQQRGKVVAMVGDGINDSTALATADVSIAMGKGSDIAMDVAKMTIISSDLSKIPQAIRLSKQTVATIKQNLFWAFIYNVIGIPVAAGILFPINGFLLNPMLAGAAMALSSVSVVSNSLRLKWKK
- a CDS encoding heavy-metal-associated domain-containing protein, whose product is MESKNIQFKTNLNCGGCVSKVSADLDNAAGICEWSVDTSNSDKILTVKSNGISEEEVIEIVKKRGFIATSHSA
- a CDS encoding TlpA disulfide reductase family protein, producing the protein MNIKFNRIITGFGLFIIAASVLTACGNSADGNKPKAEKEQAQAVKEVEEPKMTDVSFKDKAGNVVKLSDLKGKVVFINFWATWCPPCIHEMPSINTLRQGFKDNKNIVFLMVDVDNDIEQSAAFMEENKYDLPLYTATGEIPPEFLGGSIPTTVILDKNGQIVERLEGSRDYAAPEIAKALVELTKAN